A part of Sander vitreus isolate 19-12246 chromosome 8, sanVit1, whole genome shotgun sequence genomic DNA contains:
- the tnnt3a gene encoding troponin T type 3a (skeletal, fast): MNSASAAVSSTAAKNSDFFKSFRITTCLASLKSSSRASGGRRGTRVTDPAPAQAPGLASRPTPSANGEAERIVVKSTVTMSDADEVDHVEAVEEEVVEEVEVAPEAAPEPEAAPEPEPEPEPEPEPVVEPEPEPEPEPEPEEAYEEEEEKPKFKPSAPKIPDGDKVDFDDIQKKRQNKDLVELQGLIDAHFECRKKEEEELIALKERIEKRRAERAEQQRIRSEKEKERQAKREEERRIREERDQSKKADEEAKKKSALSSMGSNYSSHLQKADSKRGGKKETEREKKKKILAARRKQLNIDHLNEDKLKEKIKELHEWMSQLESEKFDHMERLKRQKYEVQMYRKRIDELQKHSKKGAAARRRK, encoded by the exons ATGAACAGTGCCAGTGCCGCGGTCAGCAGCACTGCAGCAAAGAACTCCG ACTTCTTTAAGAGCTTCAGGATCACCACCTGCCTCGCTTCCCTGAAGTCCTCCTCTCG TGCCAGCGGTGGGAGGAGGGGGACCCGTGTCACGGACCCTGCCCCTGCGCAGGCACCCGGCCTCGCCTCCAGGCCGACTCCCTCGGCCAATGGCGAGGCCGAGCGGATC gTTGTAAAGTCCACTGTCACCATGTCTGACGCCGATGAAGT CGATCATGTCGAGG CTGTAGAAGAGGAGGTAGTAGAGGAAGTAGAGGTGGCCCCTGAGGCGGCCCCTGAGCCAGAGGCGGCCCCtgagccagaaccagagccagagccagaaccagaaccagtggtagagccagaaccagaaccagagccaGAGCCTGAGCCTGAAG AGGCCTATGAAGAGGAAg AGGAGAAGCCAAAGTTCAA GCCTAGCGCTCCGAAGATCCCCGATGGCGATAAAGTGGACTTTGAT GACATCCAGAAGAAACGTCAGAACAAGGACTTGGTGGAGCTGCAGGGCCTGATCGACGCTCACTTTGAGTGcaggaagaaggaggaggaggagctgatCGCCCTCAAGGAGAGGATT GAGAAGCGTCGTGCCGAGAGGGCTGAGCAGCAGAGGATCCGCTCCGAGAAGGAGAAGGAGCGCCAGGCCAAACGTGAG GAGGAGAGGCGGATCAGGGAGGAGAGAGACCAGAGCAAGAAGGCAGATGAGGAGGCAAAGAAGAAGTCCGCTCTCTCCAGCATGGGCTCCAACTACAGCAGCCACCTGCAGAAG GCGGACtcaaagagaggaggaaagaaagagactgagagagagaagaagaagaagatccTGGCCGCCAGACGCAAGCAGCTCAACATCGACCATCTGAACGAAGACAAGCTCAA GGAAAAGATCAAGGAGCTGCATGAATGGATGAGCCAGCTGGAGTCGGAGAAGTTCGACCACATGGAGAGACTGAAGAGGCAGAAGTATGAG